The DNA window AGCATCTCGCGGATAACCACGGGGCAGGCATCGGCATCGACCCAAATTTGCACCGGCTCATGGGCTTCTTGGGTATGAGCTTCCTGAGTACGGTGTTCTTGGCCATCGGCTTTGGGGGTAGGGTTGTCCACCACTGTCATCTTAATCCTTATTCCAGTTCAGGCGCCGGACACATCCGGCGCGCCTTTATACCTTGCCGTTACGCAGGGAGCAAGCCTCAGGCCGCCTTCACCAGGCTGGAGATCAGTGCCCGCAGGGAGGCCGGTTTGATCATCTTGGCCATGTAGTGATAGCCACGGCGTTGCACATCCTCCACCAATTCCTTGCGGGTGTTGGCGGTGATAAGGATCCCCGGCAGTTGCTGACCGTAGAGGGCTCGGATCCCGTCCATGGCGTCCACGCCGTTCTGGCCATCATCCAAATGGTAGTCGGCCAGCACTATGTCCGGCGCCACGCCCTTGAGACCGAGCTTGATGCGCGCATCCCCCAGATCCCGGGCACAGATCACCTCGCAGTGCCAGCGGCTGAGCAGACTCTCCAGCCCCGCCAAAATGGCCTCCTCGTTATCTATGCACAGCACCTTGACGCCGGCAAGTGGCTTAAGCACAGCTGGAGTGGCCCTGGGCTGTACCTGGCTGACGGTTTCTCCGAGCGGCACCAGGATGGAAAACAAGGACCCTTTACCCAGCACCGAAGTGACCCGGATTTCATGGTTCAGCACCTTGCTTATCCTGTCGGCAATGGCTAGTCCCAGTCCCAATCCGCTGACCCCCTGACTGTTTGGATTGTTCAGCCGTTTGAATTCCTTGAATATTTCATAAAGCTCTTTTTCATCTATGCCGCAGCCGGTATCCAGCACCTGAATTTCCAGGGCCTTGTCCCTGTGGCGGCAACCGAGGAGCACCCTGCCCCCCTTGGCATAGCGGTAGGCGTTGGTGAGGAAGTTTTGCAGCACCCGCCTGAGCAGCGCAGGATCGGAATTGATGGTTGCCGTACTCGGCACCATGGCAAAACGGATACCATGGTCGGTCGCCATGGCGTCAAACTCCACCGCCAGGCCATTGAGCAGATCGGCCACGGCAAAATCACGGCGATTGACTTCCACCATCCCCGAATCCAGTTTGGAAATATCCAACAGATCCGTCAGCAACTCACCGGCATTTCGCAGCGAACTGTTCACATGGGACAAGGTGGTGCGCGCTTCCTGATCGAGCTTGGGGTACTGGGACAGGCTGGCGGTAAACAGCCGCGCGGCATTGAGGGGCTGCATCAAATCGTGACCCACGGCGGCAAGGAAGCGGCTCTTGGAGGCATTGGCCATTTCCTCCTGGGCCTTGGCCTCCAGCAGTTGGCTGTTGAGCAGCGCCAGTTCATAGGTACGCTCCCGCACCCGACTTTCCAGGGTTTCGTTGATTTCCAGCAGCGCCTTTTCCTGTTGCCGGTACTGGGTAATATCGGTAAAGGTCATCACGAAACCGCCGTCCGGCATGGGGTTACCCTGAATTTTGATCACCTTGCCGTCGCTGCGTTGCCGCTCCGAGGTGTGGGGCGTGCCATCGCGCATATGTTGCACCCGGCGCGCCACCTGCTCCTCAATATCGCCCTCACCGCAATAGCCGCGGGCGGCGTTAAAGCGGATCACTTCACTGATGGGCATACCCGCCTGCAAAAAATTGCTCGGATACTGATACAGCTCGGCATAGCGGAAATTCCAGGCCACCAGGTTCAGATCCTTGTCGACCACACTGATCCCTTCATAGGCGTGTTCAATGGCGCCGCGGAGGATCTCCTGGCTCAGCATGACCTTGCTTGAGGCCTCATCCACCAGGCTGAACACCTCATCGAGGGCCAGATCCCGGCCCTGCAGTACCGAATCCATCACCAGTGCCGCACTGGAGGCCCCCAGCACACCGGCCAGCATGTGCTCTGTGTGGGCAATCAACTCAGGGGGCGCCGCCTTGTTCCAGTTGTCGCGATTGACGGTTTCGGGAGAGAAACGGGAAAAGCTTTCATAGGCCCGGGTGGGGCTGACAAAACGGCTGGCAAGAATGAGCAAATCCTGCTGACTGATGGGTACTGTCTTGCGATTGCCACTGCCCTTAAGCTCACCTGGCAACACAAAGGCGCTGGCCTGAATACGTTCCACCACCCCGGCGCGAAACCAAAGTGAACCGAGTACATAGGCCACACTGTTCACCAGCAGTGCCAGCAGGGTATCACTGACATTGGGGCTGATATAGGCCAGCAGCCGCAGGCCTTCCCCGGCGCCTCCAGCCTCCCCCATGGCGCCCTTGATAAGCACATAGCCCCAGAGGCCAAAGCCCGCCACCAGGCCCAGGAACACGCCGCTGCGGTTGCCGTATTTCCAATACAGGCCACCCACCAGCGCCGGCGCCAATTGGGCAAAGGCCCCGAAGGACAGCATGCCCAGGTGCGAAAGTGAGTCGCTGTTGGACAAATTCAGGTAGGACAAATAGCCCATGGCCAGAATAAGCACTATGGTCAGGCGGCGGGCATTGAGCAAAAAGGTGGAAAACTGGCTGAAATTCTTCTCACGGATGCGGCCGGTTTTGAGCATCAGCGGCACCAGCCACTCGTTACTGACCATCACAGATATGGTCACCACCGCCACTATCACCATGCCGGTGGCGGCGGACAGGGTACCGAGCAGCGCCACTACAGCCAGGGCCGGTTGCTCCAGCGCCAGCGGCAGGTTAATCACATAACTGTCGGCGGGCACGCTGTCACCGAGCAGCACCTTGCCCGCCAGCGCCAAGGGCGCCACAAACAGGCCAAACAAGGCGATATAAACGGGAAACAGCCAGCGGCCACGGCTCAAGGTCTGCTCACCGGCGCACTCCACCACCATCACGTGAAATTGTCTGGGCATACAGAGAAACGCAGCTATTCCCACCAGCAGATCCGGCAATATGGCCTCCAGCCTGACGGTGGGATTGGCCACCAGATCCCGGGCCACGGCTTGCTGCCAGATATCGCCGAAACCATCAAAAACCCCAAAACTTATCACGGCACCCACCAGCAAAAAGGCCGCCAGTTTCACGAGGGATTCAAAGGCAATGGCCAGCATCATGCCCGGATTGTGTTCGGTGGCATCGAGCTTGCGGGTACCGAACAGAATAGCAAACACCGCCAGCACAGCGGAGATCATCAGTCCCACATTGCCGGCGTCCAGGGGATCATCCGGGTGCTGGAACAAATCCAGACTGGCGATCATTGCCTTAAGCTGCAAGGCTATATAGGGCATGATGCCGAACAGGGCTATCAGGGTCACCAGGGCCGCCAGCAACTGTGACTTGCCGTAACGGGCGGCGATAAAGTCGGCCACTGAGGTGATATTCTGGGCCTTGGACACCAGCACCATCTTGCGCAGCAGGCCAAAGCCGAGGGTGAACACCAGAATGGGGCCGATAAAAATCGGCAGGAAGGACCACATGTCCGATGCCGCCTGACCCACGGTGCCGAGGAAGCTCCAGGAGGAACAATAGACCGCCAGGCTCAGGCCATAGATCCACACCTGCAGCTTTTTGGTGACGCCGCTGAACCAGCGCTCCGCCCCCCAGGCCAGCAGGAACAGCAGAAAGACGTAAAAAACCGCAATAACGGCAACAAACAGGGTCAGATTCATAGTAAGCTCATTTTTTTGGTCTATTGTGCACCGGAAAGCGGTCAAAATCCAGCCAAGAAACATGATGCACTAGACTGAAAAATAAAGGAATTTATAAACTAGACCAAGGTCTAATGGAGTAGAGAAGTCCCCATGACCATACTCATTCCACGCTATAGATAAAAAGGGAAGTCCCATGAGCACGCAGTCTCTCTACAAGGTCGATGCCGACTTTGCCGCCAAGGCACTTGTAAACAACGAGCAATATCAGGTGATGTATCAGGAATCCATTACCGATCCCGATGGCTTCTGGCGCAAGCACGGCCAGCGCATTGATTGGATAAAGCCATATACCCAAATCAAGAAAACCTCCTTCGACGACAGGGACCTATCCATCAACTGGTTCTATGACGGTACCCTCAACGCCTCCGCCAACTGCCTCGATCGCCATCTGGAAACCAAGGGCGACACCAAGGCCATTATTTGGGAAGGGGATGACGCCAGCGAGCAGCGCACCCTGACCTATCGCGAACTGCATGCCGAAGTGTGCCGCTTTGCCAATGCCCTCAAGGCCCAGGGCGTAGCCCGTGGCGATGTGGTCACCATTTACATGCCCATGGTGCCCGAAGCCGCCGTGGCCATGCTGGCCTGCGCCCGTATTGGCGCCGTGCATTCAGTGGTGTTCGGTGGTTTCTCACCGGACTCCATCGCTTCACGCATCATTGACGGCAAGTCCAAACTGGTGATCACCGCCGATGAAGGCGTGCGTGGCGGCCGTAAAATTCCGCTCAAGGCCAATATAGACCAGGCCCTGATCAATCCCGATGTCACCACTGTGGAGCGTGTGCTGGTGCTGAAACGCACCGGTGGCAACGTCAACTGGCAAGCGGGTCGCGATCTCTGGTGGCACGAGGCCTGCGAAGGTATGGCCGATCAGTGCCCGGCGGAGGAAATGGGCGCCGAAGATCCGCTGTTCCTGCTGTACACCTCAGGCTCCACAGGCAATCCCAAGGGCGTACTGCACACCACAGGTGGCTACCTGGTGTATGCCGCCATGACCCATGAATACGTGTTTGACTACAAGCCAGGTGAAATCTACTGGTGTACCGCCGACGTGGGTTGGATCACCGGCCACAGCTACATGGTCTATGGTCCGCTCGCCAACGGTGCCACCATTTTGATCCACGAAGGTGTGCCCAATTATCCCAGCCCCAAACGTCTGGGCGAAATGATAGACAGACATCAGGTCAATACCCTGTACACAGCCCCTACCCTTATCCGCGCCCTGATGGCCGAAGGCAAGGAGCATTTCGACAGCTTCAGCGGCAAGTCGCTGCGGATCATGGGCTCTGTGGGTGAACCCATCAACCCCGAAGCCTGGCGCTGGTACCACGAGGTGATAGGCCACGGCCATTGCCCGATAGTGGATACCTGGTGGCAAACCGAAACCGGCGGCATACTGATCACCCCGCTGCCGGGTGCCACAGACACCAAGCCCGGCTCGGCCACCCGTCCCTTCTTCGGCGTGAAACCGGCCCTGGTGGACAACGAGGGCAATATCCTCGAAGGTGCCACCGAAGGTAATCTGGTGATGCTGGACTCCTGGCCGGGACAGATGCGCACCGTTTATGGTGACCATGAACGCTTCGCCCTCACCTACTTCAAAACCTTCCGCGGTATGTATTTCACCGGCGACGGTGCCCGTCGTGACGAAGACGGCTATTACTGGATAACAGGTCGGGTGGACGACGTGATCAACGTTTCCGGTCACCGCCTCGGCACCGCCGAAGTGGAAAGTGCCCTGGTGTCCCATGAGCTGGTTGCCGAAGCCGCCGTGGTGGGTTATCCCCACGACATCAAGGGCCAGGGTATCTATGCCTATGTGACCCTGACCAAGGGAACCGAAGCCACCGAAGAGTTGCGTCAGGAACTGCGCCAATGGGTGCGCAAGGAAATCGGCGCCCTGGCCACACCGGATCTCATCCAGTGGGCAACCGGTCTGCCCAAGACCCGTTCCGGCAAGATCATGCGCCGCTTCCTGCGCAAGATTGCCGCCAACGAAGTCACCAACCTGGGCGATGCCTCCACCCTGGCCGATCCGGCAGTGATTGATACCCTCATCGAGAGCCGTCTCAATCGCAACAACTGAGTACCTTAATGACCATCACCCGGTCTTTCTCCTCTCTTGCCCCTCATTGAGGGGCTTTTTTTTTGCTGAAAAGCCGGGCAGCAGGTAAGAGGGCCATGCCTTACCCAGTTGTGAGCCTGGCAGACACACTACATTCTGCTGCTGCCACAGCGGCTACCACTCGCTTCTACAGCATCTTCCGGCATCAGATGCCATTAATCACTTGCAGTGGGCTTTCGCACTGCCACACCCGTGACACGGCGTGCATATGTCCCTATAGCCTCCCCTCGCCATCCATGGCTCGGACGGTCACTGGTGCGTCAGTGCTTGTTCAATGGTGTTCCTCTCCGGCTAATGGTTGTCTCAGTCAAAAGACCCCAAAGCATGAAATTATCGCTTGCCGAATGGCTGCAACCTCTGACAAGATGCTGATCTAAGGAGATAAAACTAAGCTAAGGGACGAAGCAGAGCACTTCAGCCCGTGCGGTAGCCATGCCGTTTCAACGCACATAGCAGGGCCTATGGCCTGTATCTAGGTCATGCAATAGAAAGTGCAACCGTCGGATTTTCAAAACTCTGAATGGCTGAGTGTGTACAGTACTTTTGTACAGTCGTATTTAATTTTTGGGAAAAAGGCACCGAAAAGGCGCATAAACCTTGCGCGTTAATTTTGAAGCGCCTTATATAAACCAATTTAAATTAATGACTTACGCTTTCAGAGATAGTGTTAATAGGTTTAGAAACCGCGCATGCGCGTTTTGCTGCCAGGTATATTTGAATAAATTTCTATTTCATTATTAAATACAAAAACTTAGCGTTGCGCGTTTACACTCCTCCGAGGACTAAAACGCGCATGCGCACTATACAGCTGTTATGCACTAGGTAAGTAATGAGCTTCGAGCCATACATTGAGAAAAGGAAAGAAAGTTATCGGCCTTGTAATTGCGGCCGAGATCATGACATGAAGATAATTCGTGGCGTATTCAATTATGCTGACGGTTCAAACACTATATTTTGTGTTGGCTTAATTGAACACCAAGACGATAGGCATGTATGGGTTTCTTTTATCACTGGCGAATGGCCAGGAACAAATGAAGAAGATTGTTTTGTAACATCACATGTATGGTTAACTCCAGATAATCGAATTATGAGAATAGAAGATAGCTCTTCCTCTCCCTTCGACGCTGAAGAGGTCTTTGATTGCTTCCCAGTAACTAGAGAGCAAGTTTTGGCTCAGGACGGTGCAAAAGATTGGTTTATAAATACTTACTTAGCACTCTTCGAATGTGATAAAGAAATCGGCGGATATATAGATGCATAACAAGGCCAGTCAATCTGACCTCCGTAAACTGTCTTCTTTTTTGCAAAAAGACGCAAAAAAGCAGCCAATTCACTCCGGCAGTTGCTGGCGGCGTTATGGCTAAGCAAGTATGAAGTTTCTTACTTTGATTTTAAGCATTTTAGTTTCTAGTTCCTCCTATGCTGGAAGCGCTTCTGATTGGCTTAAGGTGAATAATCCCGGCGGCTACTTTCCGCAAGAAGGGGAATATGTGAGCTTCCCAAACTTGTGTAACGAAAACACATGTTTCAATTTGGTTGCCGTATCATATGTGACCGAAACCAATAAAGGCATGCGGAGATTGGCTGTCTTTTCGGGTTCTGGGGAGTATCTTGGTGTCTATTCAGGCTTTCAAGAAATGCCGGTAAAAGTAGTCGGTACATCTCTGGTATTCCCAGTGTCAGAATATGGCTACGTTATTAACTTTAGTGGTAGTCAGCCGCCAGCAACTGCTTATATCGATGGTGAAAACATTGAGCTTGAATCAAAGCCATAACAAGGTGGTGTTGTCGCCTGCGGCTGGGACCTCCGTTCCGCTGGCGCTCCACTTCGGCCCCAAACCACGGCGTTGATATGATTTCCTTTGTCAAATAGATAATAGTGTCCTTACCGGAGGGCCAAAAACGCTCCGGTAAGGACACTCTGGCAGACGGGCTTGGGCGAGTAAGTGTCGGCGGTTGACCTTGCTGATATCCGCGAGTTTGGTTATTCGCATTACTTGTGTTCGCCGTTGGAGCCTTGCCTCAGTCTAGGAGCGCGGATGTGACCGCTTAACGCCCTCGAGGGTTGCTCGCACCGCTGCCGCAGCCCGGTACTGCCAGAGTGATTGCTTAAATCAGCTTCAGAACGCTTGTATTGGTTTCTCGGCGTCAAAGCCCTGCGCCAGGTCCCAGATGTAACCGGTCAGCTCCCGTGCCACCGCAGTGACCACCTTGTTGTACTCTTTGCCCCGCGCCTTCAGGGCATGGAACCGTCGGCACAGGCGTTGCTGCACTTCCCAGGAGCGGGTTTGCAACTTGATGGAATGCGCCTGCTGACGACTTTCCAGCTCCCGCGAGACCCGGGCTGGAAATCGATAGGCCCACGCCGATTCGATTAAGATGCGCCTGGCATGACCATTGCCACATTTGGTGATACCACCCCTTCGTTCCCGCTGGCCACTGGAGCGTTCACTGGGTGTCAGGCCGACAAAGTTCATTAAGGAACGCGGCGAGGCAAAGCGCCGCAGGTCACCCAGCTCGGCCAACAAGGTCATGGCGGACAGAAAACGCACGCCCCGCAGCACCGTCAGGCGCTGCACCAGCGGATACCAGCGCCAGCTTTCAGCCAGGCTTTGCAGTTCTAACTCCAGCCGCTGCAAGCGCTCATAGCGCTCGGTCACGGTGTGGATGTAATGCTGGAAGGTAATTTTGCTGGCACTTTCCGGGAAGCTGATATCCGCCAGATGACGCCGATAGGCTTCGGTCCAGTGTTGGCGACCGCTGCAGGGGTGGCCATGACGCAGCAGGAAGGATTTCAGCCGTTGCCGCGCCTGACGCAAGTCGAGCATGGCATCCTCCCGGCAGCGGATAAGGTCGCGGATGGCCTCGTCCCGTTCGTCCGGAACATAGATAGACTTCAAGTCACCACTGCGGGCCAGTCTGGCCAAGGTCATGGCATCGCGTTTATCGGTTTTGACCCGGTCTCCCGGGGCCTTGGGGATGAGCGCCGGCGCTACCACCCAGCATTCAATGCCACGGCGCAACAGATGACGATAGAGCCAGAAACCGCAGGGACCGGCTTCATAAATGACGCACAGCTTGCTGGCTTTGGCTGTTTGGTTTTTAAAGAGTTTATCAAGTGAACGCAGGTTGGTTGGAACAGTGCCATGGTAGTGCACTGTGTCAGCCGGCTTATCAGAAACCCAGGCCACGTCAGTGGTCTCCTTGTGCACGTCCAAACCGATAAAAAGTGTGTTAGCTTTAGACATGTCGGCCTCCTGTGATTGTTTGCCTATTGGATCAACAAACAGTGTGGCTCTGGTTTAACTAACCCACGAGAAAACACGGAGGCCGACACCTGCACAGGGAATCATTATGTCTAGGTGCCATGAAAAGTTCTATCGCACTCATAGTTGCTTTTCTTGCAAGTCCAGCGCTTGCCGATACTCCGCTGCCTCCGCCCGAAAAGCTGACAGCTTGCTCCCCCTCTCGGAAGCTTTGTGCGACTTCAGACCCTGCCACAAACGTGACGCTTGTGTCTCCGCAGGCCTCTGGGCAAAAACCATGGCCAATACCCGGATGGCATCGCTGGCTGTTTCTATCAGATGACGGAGAGTCGGTGGTA is part of the Shewanella cyperi genome and encodes:
- a CDS encoding IS110 family RNA-guided transposase, with translation MSKANTLFIGLDVHKETTDVAWVSDKPADTVHYHGTVPTNLRSLDKLFKNQTAKASKLCVIYEAGPCGFWLYRHLLRRGIECWVVAPALIPKAPGDRVKTDKRDAMTLARLARSGDLKSIYVPDERDEAIRDLIRCREDAMLDLRQARQRLKSFLLRHGHPCSGRQHWTEAYRRHLADISFPESASKITFQHYIHTVTERYERLQRLELELQSLAESWRWYPLVQRLTVLRGVRFLSAMTLLAELGDLRRFASPRSLMNFVGLTPSERSSGQRERRGGITKCGNGHARRILIESAWAYRFPARVSRELESRQQAHSIKLQTRSWEVQQRLCRRFHALKARGKEYNKVVTAVARELTGYIWDLAQGFDAEKPIQAF
- the acs gene encoding acetate--CoA ligase, with protein sequence MSTQSLYKVDADFAAKALVNNEQYQVMYQESITDPDGFWRKHGQRIDWIKPYTQIKKTSFDDRDLSINWFYDGTLNASANCLDRHLETKGDTKAIIWEGDDASEQRTLTYRELHAEVCRFANALKAQGVARGDVVTIYMPMVPEAAVAMLACARIGAVHSVVFGGFSPDSIASRIIDGKSKLVITADEGVRGGRKIPLKANIDQALINPDVTTVERVLVLKRTGGNVNWQAGRDLWWHEACEGMADQCPAEEMGAEDPLFLLYTSGSTGNPKGVLHTTGGYLVYAAMTHEYVFDYKPGEIYWCTADVGWITGHSYMVYGPLANGATILIHEGVPNYPSPKRLGEMIDRHQVNTLYTAPTLIRALMAEGKEHFDSFSGKSLRIMGSVGEPINPEAWRWYHEVIGHGHCPIVDTWWQTETGGILITPLPGATDTKPGSATRPFFGVKPALVDNEGNILEGATEGNLVMLDSWPGQMRTVYGDHERFALTYFKTFRGMYFTGDGARRDEDGYYWITGRVDDVINVSGHRLGTAEVESALVSHELVAEAAVVGYPHDIKGQGIYAYVTLTKGTEATEELRQELRQWVRKEIGALATPDLIQWATGLPKTRSGKIMRRFLRKIAANEVTNLGDASTLADPAVIDTLIESRLNRNN
- a CDS encoding hybrid sensor histidine kinase/response regulator; translated protein: MNLTLFVAVIAVFYVFLLFLLAWGAERWFSGVTKKLQVWIYGLSLAVYCSSWSFLGTVGQAASDMWSFLPIFIGPILVFTLGFGLLRKMVLVSKAQNITSVADFIAARYGKSQLLAALVTLIALFGIMPYIALQLKAMIASLDLFQHPDDPLDAGNVGLMISAVLAVFAILFGTRKLDATEHNPGMMLAIAFESLVKLAAFLLVGAVISFGVFDGFGDIWQQAVARDLVANPTVRLEAILPDLLVGIAAFLCMPRQFHVMVVECAGEQTLSRGRWLFPVYIALFGLFVAPLALAGKVLLGDSVPADSYVINLPLALEQPALAVVALLGTLSAATGMVIVAVVTISVMVSNEWLVPLMLKTGRIREKNFSQFSTFLLNARRLTIVLILAMGYLSYLNLSNSDSLSHLGMLSFGAFAQLAPALVGGLYWKYGNRSGVFLGLVAGFGLWGYVLIKGAMGEAGGAGEGLRLLAYISPNVSDTLLALLVNSVAYVLGSLWFRAGVVERIQASAFVLPGELKGSGNRKTVPISQQDLLILASRFVSPTRAYESFSRFSPETVNRDNWNKAAPPELIAHTEHMLAGVLGASSAALVMDSVLQGRDLALDEVFSLVDEASSKVMLSQEILRGAIEHAYEGISVVDKDLNLVAWNFRYAELYQYPSNFLQAGMPISEVIRFNAARGYCGEGDIEEQVARRVQHMRDGTPHTSERQRSDGKVIKIQGNPMPDGGFVMTFTDITQYRQQEKALLEINETLESRVRERTYELALLNSQLLEAKAQEEMANASKSRFLAAVGHDLMQPLNAARLFTASLSQYPKLDQEARTTLSHVNSSLRNAGELLTDLLDISKLDSGMVEVNRRDFAVADLLNGLAVEFDAMATDHGIRFAMVPSTATINSDPALLRRVLQNFLTNAYRYAKGGRVLLGCRHRDKALEIQVLDTGCGIDEKELYEIFKEFKRLNNPNSQGVSGLGLGLAIADRISKVLNHEIRVTSVLGKGSLFSILVPLGETVSQVQPRATPAVLKPLAGVKVLCIDNEEAILAGLESLLSRWHCEVICARDLGDARIKLGLKGVAPDIVLADYHLDDGQNGVDAMDGIRALYGQQLPGILITANTRKELVEDVQRRGYHYMAKMIKPASLRALISSLVKAA